One Nitrospira sp. DNA window includes the following coding sequences:
- a CDS encoding phosphoribosyltransferase — protein sequence MMLQDDLIAAFHKTEAFKWDPEGRFKLASGLLSQFYVDCRTLMAFPHARHLVARLAYEAIKDLDVDCLGGLEIGAISIATSISDFAYSAAPRREWRTFFVRKQAKDHGLGRLVEGVVQAGDRALIVDDVLTSGGSVLKAVTAARDAGLQVREALVIVDRKEQDGRARIEREQVRVRCLLTIDDLMKGRR from the coding sequence ATGATGCTGCAAGACGACCTTATCGCTGCCTTTCACAAGACCGAGGCCTTCAAGTGGGATCCTGAGGGCCGGTTCAAGCTGGCCTCGGGACTGCTGAGCCAGTTTTACGTCGATTGCCGGACGTTGATGGCGTTTCCGCATGCCCGCCACCTGGTCGCACGACTGGCCTATGAGGCGATCAAGGATCTGGACGTCGATTGTCTCGGAGGGTTGGAGATCGGGGCGATTTCGATTGCGACCAGCATCTCGGACTTTGCGTACTCCGCCGCGCCGCGCCGAGAGTGGCGCACGTTCTTCGTGCGGAAGCAGGCGAAGGATCACGGCCTGGGCCGGCTCGTCGAGGGAGTCGTCCAGGCCGGGGATCGCGCGCTGATCGTGGACGACGTCCTCACCAGCGGCGGCTCGGTGCTGAAGGCCGTCACAGCGGCCCGTGATGCCGGACTTCAAGTAAGGGAAGCGTTGGTGATCGTCGATCGCAAGGAGCAGGATGGTCGTGCGCGTATTGAGCGGGAGCAGGTGCGGGTGCGGTGCCTCCTCACCATCGACGACCTCATGAAAGGCCGGCGCTGA